CGGTTGAGTAGTGGAAACTGCACTAATTTGCTGGTAAATTCCTTAACATAGCCGCATCAAATTTATATGTTTATCACCcaacttttttttaattaataattaatcatttttaaaagataaaataaatacTTCAATCTCATATTTTTAcattcaagaaaaaaaatgttaaaaacatTGGGAAAAAACTCAAAATAGTGCCCCAAATTAGCAAAAACATTATATTATATAGGAGTCCCTTTTTCTTAAAAGAAAGCAAAAATTCAAATGAGCCCTGCTCTcataattttatcttaaaaatactATTTAACATTATTGTAAAAGATAACATCTACTTTTACCACGTGTGAAAGTTACCGGCTACCGCTAGTAGAAGTTGACCAGTAATAATTATATGGTGTAGAAACTACGGTCTAAGTATTAATTTTTATAAGTTTGATCACGATTAAAATATAGTAAGTATTATAAAATACTCATAGTTTgcgttgaaatattattttaattaaagttaTCACTcagaacaataaaaataaaataatataaatataaactacATGTTAGCTTCTATAAAATTGATCATGATCAAATAATATTCATTTGAaatataataaatgttattgagttttaattatttattttgcttgttaaaatattattttaatcaatttatcattcaaaaaataaaatcaaaatgatataaaattattGTTGTAATAGAAGTAAGTTGCTAATTTCTATACGTTGTAGATATTAACTTCTAATTTCTATAATTATAGAAGCTAGTTGTTAATTTCTACATAATTGAATGATCAAATAATATAATGTAAAAATTAGTTGTTAACTTTTATAAATTGTAGAAACTAGTTACTAGCTTTATGACTAAATGATTAGGTAATATAAAGTATTTTAGACGGATCATTTTAAAGGGGGCATTCATATCACTTTAATCAGAAATAAGGTAAAAACATAAATAATGGATGCCTATTTTATATTTACCCAAAAATATTTTggcattaataaaattttaaaataatatttttgtaaATTCAGATCATTAAAAACAAATTATAATACCTTATGGAGATAGAAAGTCATCTCCCCTACTTCTATCACAACATCACTTGAAAGCTCATTTAAACATTTCCTGCCAAATTAAAACAAAAAcaacattaatttaattttcagctccaaaaaataatgaaataaacaGATCGTAATAATGAAATATTTTCAACAGCAGATTTAATTGCTGAAAGAAAAAGGGGGGAACAATAGAGATGTGAAATTAATAAAACTCACCATGTTTGGCCTTCAAGCTGGAAAGTCTCAGGTTTGCTGCCTATCGTCATGGAAGCCATAGTCTCTTGATTAGCTAACGTAGAAGAAGACGACTCTGTTCCTGCTGTAGCTGCTGTCGTCCATGctagagaaaagaaagaaagacagAGAAATAGATTGCAGAGGAGGAGGAATCCTAATTTGCAAGTTTTTGGATCTGAGTCCGAGTATTGAGGTGGAGCTGACACcaaattattcaataattttattttattttattttggaacATTTCAACTAATTATAGCTTTGGTGCTCATTTTTCACTAGATTATGCTTGGCTTAGAGATAGATTTGTTTCAAAGTATAAGAATTATTAGTAAGAACAATTAAATTACTTTTAGAACATTTGGTTGATAAACTTGAGATTTCTGAAGTCATAATTTCACGTAAATTTATAATTTGATCACGCAACTACATCTATATTAATATTGATTTTCTCTTTTACCTTAAAAAAAGAGTGGTTGATCCAAAAGAAACTTTGTAGATTttctagattaaaaaaaatactcaGAGAATaccataaaataataattatttgacACAAATCTATATAAGTGGCAAAAAAACTGGCTACAAATCCACAATTCATGCACTCAAAACAACAAACTAAGAATATATAAGATTGAGCTAATTGTAAAGGGTCTTGGCCATCTGAACCCTCTGCGTCCTGCTTTTCATCTTAAATTGTTTTTCTTCACCCTTCTCGTTTTTTGTAATCGCTTTGGCTACGCGTTTAAGTTTCCGGAGGTTCTTGGATCTCGTCACTCGTCCAGCTTTCTTGATCTTCCTGATTCCAGCATGGGGCAAGACAGGAGAAATCACAAATGAGAAAGATTCAAAATGGTAACGAGCTAATGATATCTTCAAAAAGAAAGAGCAgcataaggaaaatagaatcatTATATTGAATTATTACAACTAAGAATAGGAAACGGAATCATTTGAGAAAAATAGCAGCATAAGGAAAACTTGAGTAATAAGCCAATATCTGCTGAGGTGAGCCACCAACCACTTGTGTCACATGAACATAACTTCCTCAACTTACAAAACCGCCATGTCCAAGTGTCTTTGGCTTCCATTGGCTCCATGCCAAGTGGCAGCCTATGCATGATAAAGAGGCATGGTGGGTTCATTGGCAAGGCATCCAAGAGGGAGTGCCAAGAGAGTGCCAAAGGTGCAAGGGTGTGCCCAAGGAGTGTGCATTGTGAGCAAATTCGTGGGGAGTTTGCGAAGGCAAATTCTTGGATGCCTTGCCAATGAATCCACCATGCCTATTTATCATGCATAGGCGGCGGTTACAAAGGAGATTACGTGGTGGTTACACCAACCACTTGTGCCACATGGACATAACTTCCTCAACTTACAAAACAGCCATGTCCAAGTGTCTTTGGCTTCCATTGGCTCCATGCCAAGTGGCAGCCTGCACCCATGTGCTTGCTCCATCATAATGCTGCATTGGATCCACGCCAAGTGTCAGCATGTTCCGCTTGTTCTTCGGCCCATGGCTTCACCGCATTGGTCCACGCCAAGTGTCAATCCGCACCCCTTGTGCTTGACCACGTCCTGGCTTTGTTGGCACCCACGAACAATCCATCTGCGGCCCAGTGTTCGTACAACGGCTCCAAGTCTTCGACACCACGAACAGTCCATCTGTCCACCTTTGGCACCACGGGCAGTCCATCTATCCGCACCACGAACAGTCCACCTGTCTGCGTTTCTCCATGGCTCCGCTTCTTTGGCCCCGCGCCAAAGCATGTTTGCACGTCAAGTGCTCGGCCCACGGCTCCGTCTCTTTGGCCCCGCGCCAAAGCATgtttgcacaccaagtgctcggccCACGGCTCAATCTCTTTGGCACCACGAACAAGTCCCGTCTGCTCGCTTCCTTGGCGCCACGGGCAAGTCCCTCTGCCCGCACCTTCGTTGCCATAGACAAGTCCGTCTGTCTACTCCGTCGGCAACACGAGCAATCCATTTGCCCGCACAACGGACAAGTCCCGTCTATTTGCCTTTGCTGCTTCGGCATGCCCAGCACACATGCCTTGCTCGCCACAATGCCAAGTCTGCCACATGCACGACTTGGGCTTGGGTAGCACCCCGCGTGCTACCGTATCCGCAACATCGACATGGCTTGTGCACAGCCACGCCCAGATCATTGCCAAGCCTTGCTCAACTAAGGCTTGGGCTTTGGACAGCCCCATGCTGCTGCTCCACTGGCCGCTTGGCATGTCTAGCATACATGTCACGCTCGCTTCGCTGCTAAGTCCGCCTCCTGCAGACTTAGTCTTGGACAGCGCCCCGCGCACTGCCAATCTGCTCCTTGGCATGACTTTCGCCAATGCCACGCATGCTGGTTTGTCAAGTCCGCCTCCTGCAGACTTGGGCTTGGACAGTGCCCCACGCACTGCCAATCTGCTGCTTGGCATGGCCTGCGCCCATGCCATGCTTGCTGTTTTGCCAAATCTTCCTCATGTAAGACTTGGGCTTGGGCAGCCCCGCACCGCCGCTCCGCTTGGCATGCCTTGCGCGCATGCTACGCCTTGAATATTTGCCAAGTCTGCCTCCTGCCAGACTTGGGCTTGGACAGCCCCGCGCCGCCCAAATGCTCCGCTGCTTGGCATGTGCCCCGCGCACATGCCCAATAGGCTGGATCAAGGAGCAACGAGCCAATCCTTCATGTCCAGCCTAGTCGCCAAACTTAAGGGGGTAACAAACCACCCCCACCCGATGAAGTCGATGCCCTCGTCGAACTCTTCCGTTGGCGGGCCTCCTTCTTTGGCATCGTCCCCTTGACTTTGCCAACCTGCTCTGAGTATACCTCCACGTTTCCTTCATTTTTGTTAGCCTCAAAACCAACAATTGAATTCAGCAAATGTAAAGGATTAACCAAAGCAGCAACTTCCTCTTCGTGGCACTCCTCGTTCTCTACTGCCAAGAGAACATTTAACTTCTCTCGCTTGGGGCACTCCCGCACCAAGTGAGGCCCGTTGCATAGAAAACAACCTTGACTCTTCAAGTTGTTGTTTCCTTGAGCTACAGAATGATCCTTCCCACCATTCCGCCGACTGCTAGCCGCATCTTTCTTTCGTTCCACCTCCTTCGCCTTTCGATTCTTCATGACTTTGGGAGGGGAAGAAGTCTCCAAACTCTCCTTGTTGGAGTGAAAATTGGCCAAGGCATCCGCAGCAATGATAGCACCAGGAAAATCCCGCACATTCTGCCTTCGAAGTTCAATTTGCGCCCACGGTTGCAAACCGTTCAGAAAGTTGTAAAGTTAGTCCTCCTCGGACATGTTGGAAATATCCAACATCAAGGAAGTAAATTCCTTGACATAGTCTCGAACAGCTTTTagctaagttttatgcttagaaatcAAGCACACTCAACTATCAGCTTCTTTTGATCTCACCATAAGTGTTGGTTACTTTTGAGACACTTTTAGACTAAAATTTCTTTGCTCAAAACCAGAACATGCAGGTTTCACTAGAAAAAGTACCTACCTAAATGGGGTTTCAATTCTTTCTATCAACATATTTACGATGGATGATCACTCTCTAAAATGGAATTACAGATAATTATTACCGCATCTTGTAATCTGAGAAAGTTCACTGTAGTCTTCTTCTATTTATAttggaaaaaaaaacacaattagCTGGACCGAACTAAACTTGTAAGTAAACTTGTATTAACATTACGCTAAGAAATGACAATTATCAAAGTTAACCATAAACAGCAGGAGGAACAAGATCAAAGGATGAAAACAATTTTTAGTGGCCACTCAGGATCAATTGTCAAACATATCAACAACTTTCAAGATTATATCTAAGAATACAAATAATATAAAGACCTTATGTTTTTTATGATGTTTTTAGAACACACAGCCGGATACAGAATGAACTTGAAGGGAAATACAGGAAAGCTTTGGATATTAAGCGTCATGGCATGGTCACACGTCaaaggagattgaatttgagagaATACAAGAACAAGTATAGCAGTAGCACTAATATATCTGACATTAAGCTCTAAATTTGAGAGAATACAAGAACAAGTATAGCAGTAGGCCAGGAGCATTAATATATCTGATATTAAGCTCTAAATTTGAGAGAATACAAGAACAAGTATAGCAGTAGCACTAATATATCTGACATTAAGCtgtaattaaattagaaaatacaaCATGAGCCAATAGCGAACATGGCCATTAACACACTAACAAGCTTCTTTCATCACTTCAGATTGTAAAAACTGCAAGGAACAGGAATAGCAATGAGCATAAGGACTAACAAGTCTAAAACTTATTAAATTGCTGGTCAAACAATGTTTAGTTTATAAAAAACGAGTTCATAAACAAGAAAAAGTTGCTTAAACCCTAATATTTATCCTAAATGCATTCATATTTTCATCTTTACATTACTGCTTATAGTTCATAACCAGTAAATTCAAAAcatgttttatgataagtacaagAACATGAGACAAGAAAATTTTGGTAGAAGCAACATGAAAAAGGGAGAATTAGAAAAATCCAATCCAAATTCGAAaattgaagcaaaaaaaaaaactttcattcTGAGGTGTTGCTAACCTGTCGATGGCACCAAGGAATGAATTTGAATTTTTCCCCTCGGACGTATCCATTTCTGTAATCGATTAACAATAGACGAGAATGAGAAggaataaaaaaactaaattgaCTGCAAATAGAGTAGAACCGAGACAATGCACGAGTACAGACGTTGAGGAGCATCTGTGACTGCATCAGTGGAGACGTCGATCGACATGGCTCCGTCCTTGTTTAAATCGTTCTTGTTCTTGCCCCTCTTGTTGCGGTTCTTCGCCATGGCGGTAGATTGGAGGCTGGCTTCTAGGGTTTCTTCGCGTAGCACACAACACCGCGGCAACAGCATAAAGTGTTATATAAAGCCCATTAAGGTCCAAAATATGATACTTTGGCCCACCAAATTAGAAACCTGACCTTGTATGTCtttgtaattaaatttaaattcgtCTTAAAATAAATCAACAATTATATGTACTATTTTTTTAAGATGttgactttgaaaaaaaaaaacattctctaactttttttttcttttttttttttcttttttcattcaGGTATCCATATCTTGACTAATTTAGAAATAGGTAACATTTCTCCTAATTTATCCATTAAATAAATCTGGAAGTACAAGTAGTCTTACAGACAGAAACTTAGTTGTCCCACTAGTTTGAATATGGTGCTTACCAGTCTTGAAATTCGAACCTTCGATGCATGATATATCCATTAGGTGTCTTACCGTTCTGTCGTGCTCGGGGCACTAATATATTTAGTTGATGATAAAAGGGGAAGTTGTTACTTTAGTGGTCATTTTAGGATGAATTCATACACTTTGGAAGAGGATAAATCACATAGGTTTATTCAACCTTAATCGAACGGCTTTTCTAGATAGGGGCATGAGATAATTTGAACAGTATTTATATAGGTCAGAAATCAAATCATATTTCTCTAGTGACAAGGCCCGAGGGCTTGATTTAATCGGAGATATGAGATTAAAGttatatttgacatttaaatcTTAGACTATAATTAAATTACATATTGTTAGCTTTGTAAtctatattataaaattttattcttttattgtTAAAATGGcaccaaataaaataattaatctggtaatataatcaaaattaaattacaagaCTGATTATCCCTAACCAAATATA
This window of the Zingiber officinale cultivar Zhangliang chromosome 3B, Zo_v1.1, whole genome shotgun sequence genome carries:
- the LOC122056095 gene encoding uncharacterized protein LOC122056095, giving the protein MAKNRNKRGKNKNDLNKDGAMSIDVSTDAVTDAPQQMDTSEGKNSNSFLGAIDRKIKKAGRVTRSKNLRKLKRVAKAITKNEKGEEKQFKMKSRTQRVQMAKTLYN